One window of the Salvelinus fontinalis isolate EN_2023a chromosome 2, ASM2944872v1, whole genome shotgun sequence genome contains the following:
- the LOC129867201 gene encoding centrosome-associated protein CEP250-like: MDTSSSSELTSSSSSFSNTTSQTRHSRLQISKKQALESALKRSAPDVSRPTMPCYRRSKSLDRRAAEATAITATPDLLNFKKGWMTRLTDKGQWKKHWFVLTDQTLRFYRDAVAEEAADLDGEINLSTCYDITDYPVQRNYGFQIHTAEGAFTLCAMTSGIRRNWVQAVMKNVRPKVALVVTSSLPEQKEPPALAPMETRSAEEDVDPDQRKNHSVRERRREGRYKTFDWADFSRQQHYQGVVKEAEPSRQPCPVVGSDTADGGSPSPVSSSSASSLVASNSCSSSSSSQCLRDTVASLERGAGPTMLPQAPFTATPLEERSVAGTKTPTTSTTLVHAQNKVFEKRTISEMDNSSTSSTPELPVGCGDDDVTGHTPSDVPSVALSDGFGHTPSNTPCDGTAGVQVKVVIEQQVASTPLRGERWVPINNSDETTEETEQQFYEQQTEELEQTQRELSRLQQVNISLQQQLQQERECSRESRLVQNGLPTSFNPSSSAQACAWQRLQKLNQDLRFELEAQRRSQEEAREAELQRRAEFIALQARALSAGEAASLARSELQQERQSAQKQREEVEHDHRQELECLRQRLQEVSAQMRTTEAAQAEKEVRLQKHLGLLQESQDRERRSLGANLAQAERRTQDLQEQLQKAEQQAETLWKGQGQPWAREGEVEEAQQQLQEELARTLAAIGRLQGEGEQLERRCQELQNQLAEADGEVVQLQRRLQTEETDFYNLEHSYESVSEELQRALGQAQEREAAASDAREDYKRLLDRKERELSEALVKMAALGSSLEETELKLSEVKEACTCCSSLPLFKVTDNRLNIKSSGLNSRETQTIHHSYNTDRGQTNCSSVPAISHSGPGSCSVDPAYQYIVTAGDDPDRFMSVIQVLETKLYVTEEKLRDITQRLEEPQGQWCSSAAANPHVLSQLTQSRAATQRLSLFLHNQAKQSRRFALETEGRTRVLGGQCQAALASVQACRERIQALLRRNPGEGSNPDLEAELCALEMQLVTAAACLRQGGIIADEQWHECHRAQREEEDLIDDKTLSEDKVEQMGTDTYATMSCPEGEEAGMETLGRALALEASTLEKMASAMQSQDTFFCQNEALLGGDKGDSAHMYADVLLKRMALGMDCGGPVGGDTESEESAIGRVCARAELAYISLTLQHRNQGEPIQEELHSDNPTREQLWRSSQPEEQCGGAGDNNLSSGHARGLADVSPPELAPYEEQVQLKSRGLTDNLLERIQSVWSGDKAEKQHDWTESLAVQLRKRAKVLHQLCQEIPSSNGSKGESSAAKGRRWLDDPDSVGTLDLTLYWPEVLVQSQVTYVACRLQLDHEQELQQCKGAFDSLVALCQEQEAMLSKDRRTFSHALLRLQEDSQALKEKLEQVEQGRAAAESETRRKVGVLLADIESIEDRHEEQVQKLEEEFQGKMQELQKIHEEEMIRLHSHHAQSACVATDAQHESRSSQTTPNTPPEKATFYPDFTLDSTLPAEKCNLDEACKIDMVSMETMKKRIHVLETQVNTMKDEAGRRNLEGDEVAMKEAYQRDLENIKVSCERGFTAMEEVHQKLVGDLQRQHQREVASLLQERDCLLEEETAATVAAIEAIRNAHREELEWGQSGGSSDITDLRSQHEVERRSLHRELEVLSGQYSQKCLECAQQNQALEAERQALLQCQRENQVLSIHKQSSPSPQELTQRLTEEISCKHSLLSEEPATALQGKDLYELKVILRVRDTELQCLKQETNSLKEELKAVHRDKAYAKDKLKALYAELSFSRSKVQCDIPKLREELQTATGSPRDEGRGGDGSDAAQAYDIVKLTSNPDFLKKERSTLTRQIRGVRSKSLKEGLSVQERMKLFEPMD, from the exons ATGGACACCAGCTCTTCATCTGAGCTGACTTCCTCTTCCTCATCATTCTCCAACACCACAAGCCAGACCCGACACAGCAGACTGCAGATAAGCAAAAAACAG GCCCTGGAATCTGCTCTGAAGCGTTCGGCCCCGGATGTCTCCAGACCAACCATGCCCTGCTACCGCCGCTCCAAGTCCTTGGACCGGAGAGCAGCAGAGGCTACGGCCATCACAGCAACG CCTGACCTCCTCAACTTCAAAAAGGGCTGGATGACCAGACTGACTGACAAAGGGCAG TGGAAGAAGCACTGGTTCGTCCTGACTGACCAAACCCTGAGGTTCTACAGAGATGCTGTTGCTGAGGAG GCTGCTGATTTGGATGGCGAGATTAACCTGTCTACGTGTTATGACATCACAGACTACCCAGTTCAGAGGAACTACGGCTTCCAGATACAC ACTGCAGAGGGAGCGTTCACCCTGTGTGCCATGACTTCTGGGATCCGGAGGAACTGGGTCCAGGCAGTGATGAAGAACGTGAGGCCCAAAGTGGCCCTGGTCGTCACAAG TTCTCTTCCAGAGCAGAAGGAGCCACCAGCGCTAGCCCCTATGGAGACACGTTCTGCAGAGGAAGATGTGGATCCAGATCAGAGGAAGAACCATAGTGTCCGTGAGCGTCGACGGGAGGGACGCTACAAAACCTTTGACTGGGCTGATTTTAGCCGCCAACAGCACTACCAGGGAGTAGTGAAGGAGGCGGAGCCCAGTAGACAGCCGTGTCCTGTGGTAGGATCGGACACCGCTGACGGCGGCAGCCCATCaccagtctcctcctcctctgcctcctctctggtTGCCTCTAACTCCtgctcctcctcgtcctcttctCAGTGCCTCAGGGACACTGTAGCTTCGCTAGAAAGGGGAGCAGGTCCAACCATGCTACCCCAGGCTCCATTCACGGCCACACCCCTAGAGGAAAGAAGTGTTGCTGGGACCAAAACACCCACAACATCCACAACACTAGTTCATGCTCAAAATAAGGTTTTTGAAAAAAGGACAATTTCTGAGATGGACAACAGCTCCACCTCTTCTACACCAGAGCTGCCCGTTGGTTGTGGCGATGATGATGTCACTGGCCACACCCCTAGTGATGTCCCTAGCGTTGCCCTTAGTGATGGCTTTGGCCACACTCCGAGCAACACCCCTTGTGATGGCACTGCCGGTGTACAGGTGAAGGTGGTGATAGAGCAGCAAGTGGCTTCCACACCgctgagaggggagaggtgggttCCCATCAATAACTCTGACGAAACCACAGAAGAGACGGAGCAGCAGTTCTATGAACAGCAGACTGAAGAG CTGGAGCAGACCCAGAGAGAGTTGTCCAGACTCCAGCAGGTGAACATCAGTCTGCAGCAACAGCTGCAGCAGGAGAGGGAATGCTCCAGGGAGAGCCGCCTAGTACAG AATGGCCTACCCACATCTTTCAACCCGTCCTCCTCCGCACAGGCGTGCGCGTGGCAGCGTCTTCAGAAGCTGAACCAGGACCTGCGGTTCGAGCTGGAGGCCCAGAGGAGGAGCCAGGAGGAGGCGCGTGAGGCTGAACTGCAGCGGAGGGCCGAGTTCATCGCCTTGCAGGCGCGGGCGTTAAGCGCAGGGGAGGCTGCATCCTTGGCACGCTCTGAGCTGCAGCAGGAGCGTCAGAGCGCTCAGAAGCAGCGGGAGGAGGTGGAGCACGACCACCGGCAAGAGTTGGAGTGTTTGCGCCAGCGACTACAAGAGGTGTCAGCCCAGATGAGAACAACAGAGGCGGCACAGGCTGAGAAGGAGGTGCGCCTGCAGAAGCACCTGGGCCTCCTGCAGGAGAGCCAGGACAGGGAACGCAGAAGCCTGGGGGCCAACCTGGCCCAGGCGGAACGCCGGACCCAGGACCTGCAGGAGCAGCTGCAAAAGGCTGAACAGCAAGCGGAGACATTGTGGAAGGGGCAGGGGCAGCCGTGGGccagagaaggagaggtggaagagGCTCAGCAGCAGCTGCAGGAGGAGCTGGCCCGCACGCTGGCGGCTATAGGGAGGCTACAGGGGGAgggggagcagctggagagacgCTGCCAAGAGCTGCAGAACCAGCTGGCCGAGGCGGACGGGGAGGTGGTTCAGCTGCAGAGACGCCTACAGACGGAGGAAACTGACTTCTACAACCTGGAGCACTCCTACGAGAGTGTTTCAGAGGAGCTACAGCGGGCCCTGGGACAGGCGCAGGAGAGGGAGGCGGCAGCCAGCGATGCCAGGGAGGACTACAAGAGGCTGCTGGACAGGAAGGAGCGGGAGCTGAGTGAAGCCTTGGTTAAGATGGCCGCCCTTGGGAGCAGCCTGGAAGAGACGGAGCTGAAACTGAGTGAGGTGAAGGAAGCATGCACCTgttgttcctctcttcctctcttcaaaGTGACTGACAACAGACTGAATATCAAATCCAGCGGTCTGAATTCACGGGAAACCCAGACCATCCACCACtcctacaatacagacagaggacagacaaACTGCAGCAGCGTCCCTGCCATAAGCCACTCCGGACCTGGCTCATGTTCTGTCGACCCGGCCTACCAGTACATCGTTACAGCTGGAGATGATCCAGACAGGTTCATGTCAGTGATCCAGGTACTGGAGACCAAGCTTTATGTGACCGAGGAGAAATTGAGAGACATCACCCAGAGGCTGGAGGAGCCACAAGGTCAGTGGTGCAGCAGTGCAGCCGCCAACCCCCACGTCCTCTCCCAGCTCACCCAGAGCCGGGCCGCTACCCAGCGGCTTAGCCTCTTTCTTCACAACCAGGCCAAGCAGAGCAGGCGCTTCGCCCtggaaacggagggccgaaccAGGGTGCTGGGTGGGCAGTGTCAGGCGGCCCTGGCCAGTGTGCAGGCCTGCAGAGAGAGGATCCAAGCCTTGCTGAGGAGGAACCCTGGGGAAGGTAGCAACCCTGACCTAGAAGCCGAGCTCTGTGCCCTGGAGATGCAGCTGGTCACTGCTGCCGCCTGCCTCAGGCAAGGAGGAATAATTGCCGATGAGCAATGGCACGAGTGCCACCGAGctcagagggaggaggaagacttGATTGATGACAAGACACTATCAGAGGACAAGGTTGAGCAAATGGGCACAGACACGTATGCCACAATGTCATGCCCAGAAGGAGAGGAAGCTGGAATGGAAACATTGGGTAGAGCTTTAGCCCTGGAAGCGTCTACGCTAGAGAAGATGGCGTCGGCAATGCAGAGCCAAGATACCTTTTTTTGCCAGAATGAAGCCCTCCTTGGTGGAGACAAAGGTGACTCGGCACACATGTATGCCGACGTGCTTTTGAAAAGGATGGCCCTCGGAATGGATTGTGGGGGACCAGTAGGTGGCGACACTGAGTCGGAGGAGAGCGCCATTGGCAGGGTCTGTGCCAGAGCAGAGTTAGCTTACATCTCTCTAACCTTACAGCATCGCAACCAGGGAGAGCCGATACAAGAAGAACTGCACTCTGACAACCCGACCAGGGAGCAGCTGTGGCGGAGCTCTCAGCCAGAGGAACAGTGTGGCGGCGCTGGGGATAACAATCTGAGCTCTGGTCATGCCAGGGGTCTGGCTGATGTCAGTCCTCCAGAGCTGGCTCCTTATGAGGAACAGGTCCAGTTGAAATCCAGAGGCCTCACAGACAACCTGCTGGAGAGGATCCAATCAGTCTGGAGTGGGGACAAGGCAGAGAAACAACACGACTGGACCGAAAGTCTTGCAGTCCAGCTGAGGAAAAGGGCCAAGGTCTtgcaccaactctgtcaggagatCCCCAGCAGCAATGGCTCAAAGGGGGAGAGTAGTGCAGCGAAAGGTAGACGCTGGTTGGATGACCCGGACTCTGTTGGAACCCTGGACTTGACCCTGTACTGGCCGGAGGTGCTGGTCCAGTCCCAGGTGACCTACGTGGCATGCCGCCTGCAGCTGGATCACGAACAGGAACTGCAGCAGTGCAAGGGGGCATTCGACAGCCTAGTGGCGCTGTGTCAGGAGCAAGAGGCCATGCTCAGCAAGGACCGGCGCACTTTTAGCCACGCCCTGTTGCGACTGCAGGAGGACAGCCAGGCCCTCAAGGAGAAGCTGGAGCAGGTGGAGCAAGGGAGGGCTGCAGCAGAGAGCGAGACCCGGCGTAAGGTTGGTGTACTCCTAGCTGATATCGAGAGCATCGAGGATCGCCACGAGGAGCAGGTGCAGAAGCTGGAGGAGGAGTTCCAAGGGAAGATGCAGGAGCTCCAGAAGATCCACGAGGAGGAAATGATACGTCTGCACAGCCACCATGCTCAGTCTGCCTGTGTTGCAACAGATGCACAACACGAGTCCCGCTCATCACAGACCACCCCTAACACTCCTCCCGAAAAAGCCACCTTCTACCCAGACTTCACCTTGGATTCCACCCTGCCGGCAGAGAAATGTAATCTTGATGAAGCCTGCAAAATAGACATGGTGTCTATGGAAACAATGAAGAAGCGAATCCATGTGCTTGAGACGCAGGTAAACACCATGAAAGATGAGGCGGGGAGACGGAATCTGGAAGGGGATGAAGTTGCCATGAAGGAAGCTTATCAGAGAGACCTTGAAAACATCAAG GTTTCCTGTGAGCGTGGCTTCACTGCCATGGAGGAGGTGCACCAGAAGCTGGTGGGGGATCTGCAACGGCAGCACCAGAGGGAGGTGGCCTCCCTCCTGCAGGAGAGAGACTGCctactggaggaggagacagctGCCACTGTCGCAG CGATTGAGGCAATCAGGAATGCTCATCGGGAGGAGCTGGAGTGGGGTCAGAGTGGAGGGAGCTCTGACATCACGGACCTTCGCTCCCAGCATGA AGTTGAGCGCCGGTCTCTGCACAGGGAGCTGGAGGTGTTGTCGGGCCAGTACTCCCAGAAGTGCCTGGAGTGCGCCCAGCAGAATCAGGCCCTGGAGGCCGAGAGACAGGCCCTGCTACAGTGCCAGAGGGAGAACCAGGTGCTCAGCATCCACAAGCAG tcatccccctctcctcaggAGCTGACTCAGAGGCTGACCGAGGAGATCTCTTGCAAGCACTCCCTTCTCAGCGAGGAACCGGCCACTGCCTTACAGGGAAAAGACCTCTATGAACTGAAG GTGATCCTACGGGTCAGGGACACAGAGCTGCAGTGCCTCAAACAGGAGACCAACTCTCTGAAGGAGGAACTGAAAGCTGTTCACAGG